Proteins encoded by one window of Drosophila melanogaster chromosome X:
- the shtd gene encoding shattered, whose product MIAVAEPPLEFVPRGRQTSAEHPGPHDQPMARHQLPTTEHLLLQRLQNVNISSAGEDCPSGGQESWTVRELYDDYEASEERAALRRKLTERTKRCGLQATSLPNRLLNPPLVRRVEPMCDYMVNNEEELYVNRNTVVWTQGVNDDDDTDNGVYRRMCFTTDTPVRFACFLNRSFVRGRLAQLKAAVHPDDDHLTAICVMDQDALRVYCSNGEDFLANLDFPVSQLWQTKYGLLLEKDSSNALISHMSIPMPRLFSMSHPLHEACPVVLKTATGSTGYMTEPEYTVVFTTEESDLVMLYDAKFFKHFVARLRKVTPEEINYVSQQMELGQTLMGPRSMAGNSFSSTKQTGATPKATNLSFAARNINTTTTGMGNQFGLSQSQSFSGVLGQSNRASLGTPLSQLQSSISQQSMSVKDMRKLTHVKPAKPIEPELCMEHIWTENIYGTQREFCEMATRAFIHTDLVGQTFLCYLLARSCRLQLVRLTGYGRGEVQLSTHASTLAAKDAVGLKRMHMIAVLDPSGSLLLYTGTVLISKVHITPFLAPTSIPTPLVTPMTAAPSPSASPAPSHVKTPMAAAGPASGIPSGSSSFVEVRRSSLLPTKAPGDVAAFEEELHMLSPIQPQPVSYTQRQAHNVCKSLRDPAGNRLTLVYATGRMLRIALPFLNDTRLLTRCVATLRQVLSPTQFLDFVIRWYSDRNPPGSRNYSIEQEWLLFRSTLLALMGLTAAPDVDAGENYARCATPPLHTQFGGGATATESSDGSSCSSNSTLGGQDEPKKRRIYNDCDDFTDDDWEFLLLQTTLAPCGADGHSYSVNIGALLFRMIPAIFFSLHLLYEDLKLDADFYGALPYLATFLHQLAIDMQLESYVLHYILDFPELSNRTGKLSLLGAEHGAMMLHQELLRVPAPSVFAQLEHIIVGEEEVMPYTFLECVNERSRILLQLVSLVTHGHERLNYWWQLLEIPGAVQANFTRRSKRNITADAPRSHQMLQLLLAMRLTRRDIERFPAAVHLIVAEALEEARLSPPMGCSMATYELILRPELAAHAQLPFLETSTGQPHCGRVYKEDSLSARCPPTGGSETDSPAQLRRDDMDNMDTKLLRLRFPDDMRVDEVRRLLNSSEPVVIEVQQAPGTSDHEFIEEQEKQLFALCSRTMTLPVGRGMFTLRTMLPRPSESLTMPKLCLLGKEPLKGTTIEMQQIEFPANMQMWPSFHNGVATGLKISPQAQDIDSNWIVYNKPKTHSHNALEHAGFLMALGLNGHLKTLSFMSVYKYLVKCDEMTNVGLLLGISAAHRGTMDTKTTKLLSVHLEALLPATAMELDIPQSTQVAAIMGVGLLYQGSAKRHIAEVLLQEIGRPPGPEMENSIERESYAMTAGLSLGLVTLGQGESPAGLRDLQLPDTLHYYMVGGVKRPIGGSQKEKYRLASFQVREGDTVNIDVTAPGATLALGLMFFNSGNAAIAEWMQPPDSRYLLDMVRPDFLLLRTISRGLILWQDVRPDNAWFQAQFPRALRAHLKLPFYENEYAPEDYDVDYEAISQAYCNIMAGAAFCIGLKYAGTENLVAFATLRSVIKDFLRFPSRPMGECAGRTTVESCLMVLLISISLVFAGSGNCEILRIIRFLRSRVGPQYPHITYGSHMAIHMSLGLLFLGAGRFTISQTPESIAALVCAFFPKFPIHSNDNRYHLQALRHLYVLAVEPRLFLPRDIDTNKLCLANISVLEVGATELRRLPIAPCILPVLSTLQQVVVDDENYWPVCFERSRNWDQLEKALEMSAPIDIKKRTGCLSHLEDPDRLKSMLAQTLTMEQSICWQIDMNDLQQFASERMVKQFLSRCLDTKGTDLSPPELMKRHQVMLLFYNAVVKDRMHFLPVYLTLYDHVTKSMPNNIDVWQMKLIDAYLSRSQESEHPLISVELIQMMQELFKQEMEDSTRELCLPLREFLSRRRLDPSYVTTVSGPDLQRAFCVINYYNLLPNMLNGVDLSTGTVNYMRLLYEFRRLNLGAHTIFGLMKILQSLATEVVTLDEAALLAYTMGDQ is encoded by the exons ATGATCGCCGTCGCAGAACCGCCGCTGGAGTTTGTGCCGCGCGGCCGTCAGACGTCCGCGGAGCATCCGGGCCCACATGACCAGCCAATGGCGCGCCACCAACTGCCCACCACGGagcatctgctgctgcagcgccTCCAGAATGTGAACATCTCGTCGGCCGGTGAGGACTGCCCTTCGGGCGGACAGGAGTCGTGGACAGTCCGAGAGCTGTACGATGACTACGAGGCATCCGAGGAGCGCGCCGCCCTGCGACGCAAGTTGACCGAGCGGACAAAGCGATGTGGTCTCCAGGCCACCTCGCTGCCGAACAGACTGCTCAATCCACCGCTGGTGCGGCGCGTGGAGCCAATGTGCGACTATATGGTTAACAACGAGGAGGAGCTCTATGTGAACCGGAACACGGTGGTGTGGACACAAGGCGTCAACGATGACGACGATACCGACAATGGGGTGTACCGGCGCATGTGTTTCACCACCGATACGCCGGTGCGCTTCGCCTGCTTCCTGAATCGCAGTTTTGTGCGCGGGCGACTGGCGCAGCTGAAGGCGGCTGTCCACCCGGATGACGACCATTTGACCGCCATCTGTGTGATGGATCAGGACGCCCTGCGGGTGTACTGCAGCAACGGCGAGGACTTTCTAGCCAATCTGGACTTTCCCGTGTCACAGCTGTGGCAAACCAAGTATGGCCTGCTGCTGGAAAAGGACTCCAGCAATGCCTTGATATCGCACATGTCCATTCCGATGCCGCGTCTCTTCTCTATGTCGCATCCGCTGCACGAGGCCTGTCCCGTCGTCCTGAAGACGGCCACCGGCTCCACCGGCTACATGACCGAACCGGAATACACTGTGGTCTTCACCACCGAGGAATCGGATTTGGTGATGCTGTACGATGCCAAGTTCTTTAAGCATTTCGTTGCACGCCTGCGTAAGGTAACGCCCGAAGAGATCAACTATGTGAGTCAGCAGATGGAGCTGGGACAGACGCTAATGGGACCCAGGTCGATGGCAGGCAATAGTTTCAGTTCCACCAAGCAAACTGGAG CCACGCCAAAAGCAACGAACTTATCGTTTGCGGCCAGGAATatcaacaccaccaccaccggcATGGGCAACCAGTTCGGACTCAGCCAGTCGCAGTCGTTCAGCGGAGTTCTTGGACAGTCGAA TCGCGCCTCCCTAGGCACTCCATTGAGCCAACTGCAGAGCAGTATTAGCCAGCAGTCCATGTCCGTGAAGGATATGCGCAAGTTAACGCACGTGAAGCCGGCAAAACCCATTGAGCCGGAATTGTGTATGGAGCACATCTGGACGGAGAACATCTACGGAAC TCAACGAGAGTTCTGCGAGATGGCCACCCGAGCATTTATCCACACGGATTTAGTGGGTCAGACCTTTTTGTGCTACCTGCTGGCCCGCTCGTGCCGCCTTCAGTTGGTCCGCCTCACTGGCTATGGAAGGGGCGAGGTGCAGCTCTCCACGCACGCCTCCACGCTGGCCGCGAAAGATGCAGTGGGTCTGAAGAGAATGCACATGATTGCCGTTCTCGATCCGAGTGGCAGCTTACTTCTATACACAGGCACCGTGCTCATATCCAAGGTGCACATTACGCCGTTTTTGGCGCCTACCTCCATTCCCACACCGCTGGTAACGCCCATGACTGCTGCCCCATCTCCGTCGGCTTCGCCCGCTCCGTCTCACGTTAAAACACCAATGGCAGCTGCTGGACCAGCAAGCGGCATTCCGTCCGGCAGCAGTTCTTTCGTGGAGGTGCGAAGGAGCAGCCTACTGCCCACAAAAGCGCCGGGGGATGTGGCTGCCTTCGAAGAGGAGCTGCACATGCTGTCGCCCATCCAACCGCAGCCGGTGTCCTACACACAGCGGCAGGCGCACAATGTCTGCAAATCCCTGAGAGATCCGGCGGGAAATCGATTGACTTTGGTTTATGCCACGGGCAGAATGCTCAGAATAGCGCTGCCATTTCTAAATGATACACGATTGCTCACCAGATGTGTGGCTACGCTACGGCAGGTTCTAAGTCCGACCCAGTTCCTGGACTTTGTTATCCGTTGGTATAGCGACAGGAATCCGCCGGGATCGAGGAATTACTCCATAGAGCAGGAATGGCTGCTATTCCGCTCCACACTGCTCGCCCTAATGGGTCTGACTGCTGCACCGGATGTGGATGCGGGCGAGAACTACGCTAGATGTGCCACGCCACCGCTGCACACTCAATTTGGAGGCGGCGCTACTGCGACGGAATCGAGTGACGGTTCTAGTTGCAGTTCCAATTCTACACTGGGTGGCCAGGATGAGCCGAAGAAACGGCGAATATACAATGATTGCGATGATTTCACGGACGACGACTGGGAGTTCCTGCTGCTCCAGACGACACTGGCTCCCTGCGGAGCCGATGGCCACAGCTACAGCGTGAACATCGGTGCGCTGCTCTTCCGAATGATTCCCGCCATCTTCTTCAGCCTGCATTTACTGTACGAGGATCTCAAACTGGACGCTGACTTTTATGGAGCGCTTCCATATCTGGCAACG TTCCTACACCAGCTGGCCATCGATATGCAGCTGGAAAGTTATGTGCTGCACTACATACTAGACTTTCCGGAACTCTCGAATCGTACGGGCAAGCTCTCGTTGCTGGGAGCTGAGCACGGAGCTATGATGCTGCACCAGGAGCTTCTGAGGGTTCCGGCACCCAGTGTGTTTGCCCAACTCGAGCACATTATTGTCGGCGAGGAGGAGGTGATGCCTTACACCTTCTTGGAGTGCGTTAACGAGAGAAGTCGCATTTTACTGCAGCTCGTATCGCTGGTGACTCATGGGCATGAGCGTCTGAATTACTGGTGGCAGCTGCTTGAGATCCCCGGCGCCGTTCAGGCCAACTTTACGCGGCGCTCTAAGCGTAATATCACGGCGGATGCTCCGCGTAGCCATCAGATGTTACAGCTACTTCTGGCCATGCGCTTGACACGGCGAGACATTGAAAGATTCCCGGCGGCAGTGCATCTGATTGTAGCGGAGGCACTGGAGGAGGCTCGCCTCTCGCCGCCCATGGGCTGCAGCATGGCCACCTATGAACTTATCCTGCGTCCAGAATTGGCGGCCCACGCTCAACTGCCGTTCCTCGAAACGAGCACTGGGCAACCGCATTGTGGCCGGGTCTACAAGGAAGATTCACTGTCAGCGAGGTGTCCGCCGACCGGGGGATCAGAAACTGATTCACCGGCCCAATTGCGCCGCGACGACATGGACAACATGGACACAAAACTACTGCGTCTGCGTTTTCCCGATGACATGCGGGTGGATGAAGTGCGCCGTCTGCTTAACAGCTCGGAACCGGTGGTCATTGAAGTGCAACAGGCACCGGGAACCAGCGATCACGAATTCATTGAGGAGCAGGAGAAGCAACTGTTTGCACTATGTTCGCGCACAATGACACTGCCCGTGGGCAGAGGTATGTTCACCCTGAGAACGATGTTGCCGCGGCCCAGCGAAAGCTTGACCATGCCCAAATTGTGCCTGTTGGGCAAGGAGCCGCTGAAGGGCACCACCATCGAAATGCAGCAGATCGAATTCCCAGCGAATATGCAAATGTGGCCATCGTTTCACAATGGCGTGGCCACTGGCCTGAAGATCTCACCCCAGGCTCAGGACATAGACTCCAATTGGATTGTCTACAACAAGCCCAAAACGCATTCGCATAATGCCCTGGAGCACGCTGGTTTCCTCATGGCCCTGGGCTTGAATGGTCACCTAAAGACGCTGTCCTTCATGAGTGTCTATAAGTATTTGGTTAAATGCGATGAGATGACCAACGTTGGTCTGCTGCTGGGCATTTCCGCTGCCCATCGCGGCACCATGGATACGAAAACCACAAAGTTGTTGAGCGTTCACTTGGAGGCACTGCTGCCAGCCACCGCCATGGAGTTGGATATACCGCAAAGCACACAGGTGGCTGCTATAATGGGCGTCGGTTTGCTCTATCAAGGATCAGCTAAGCGCCACATAGCCGAGGTGCTGCTCCAGGAGATTGGCCGTCCTCCAGGCCCTGAGATGGAGAACAGCATTGAGCGCGAATCGTATGCCATGACAGCAGGTCTATCCCTCGGATTGGTTACCCTCGGTCAGGGTGAATCGCCGGCGGGCCTAAGGGACCTCCAACTGCCGGATACCCTGCACTACTACATGGTCGGTGGAGTGAAGAGACCCATCGGCGGTTCCCAGAAGGAGAAATACCGACTAGCCTCGTTCCAAGTTCGTGAAGGCGATACCGTCAACATAGATGTCACTGCTCCGGGTGCAACGCTCGCATTGGGACTTATGTTCTTCAACTCGGGGAACGCAGCTATTGCCGAATGGATGCAGCCGCCGGATTCGCGGTATCTACTGGACATGGTGCGGCCTGACTTCCTTCTGCTGCGCACAATTTCCCGGGGCCTCATCCTATGGCAGGATGTCCGGCCGGACAACGCGTGGTTCCAGGCACAGTTTCCGCGAGCACTCCGAGCTCACCTAAAACTCCCGTTCTACGAAAATGAGTATGCACCCGAGGACTATGACGTGGACTACGAGGCCATCTC GCAAGCCTATTGCAATATCATGGCTGGAGCTGCCTTCTGCATTGGTCTCAAGTACGCCGGCACTGAGAATCTGGTGGCCTTTGCCACGCTGCGGTCGGTGATAAAGGATTTCCTTCGCTTCCCCAGCAGGCCGATGGGCGAATGTGCCGGTCGCACCACTGTGGAGAGCTGCCTGATGGTGCTGCTCATCTCGATCTCGTTGGTGTTCGCCGGCTCCGGCAACTGCGAAATTCTTCGCATAATTCGGTTTCTCAGGTCGCGAGTGGGACCACAATATCCGCACATAACCTACGGCTCTCACATGGCCATACACATGTCGCTTGGCCTGCTATTCCTCGGCGCGGGTCGCTTCACCATTTCCCAGACACCGGAGTCGATTGCTGCACTGGTCTGCGCCTTCTTCCCCAAGTTTCCCATACACAGCAACGACAATCG ATACCATCTGCAAGCGCTGAGACATCTCTATGTACTGGCTGTGGAACCGCGCCTGTTCCTTCCCCGGGACATTGACACCAATAAGCTGTGCCTGGCCAACATATCCGTGTTGGAGGTGGGTGCCACCGAGCTGCGCCGCCTGCCCATCGCTCCCTGCATCCTGCCAGTGCTGAGCACCCTGCAGCAGGTGGTGGTGGACGACGAGAACTATTGGCCAGTGTGCTTCGAGCGATCGCGCAACTGGGATCAGCTGGAAAAGGCGCTGGAGATGAGTGCACCGATTGATATTAAGAAGCGAACGGGCTGCCTTTCCCACTTGGAGGACCCGGACAGGCTGAAGAGCATGCTGGCCCAAACATTGACGATGGAACAGAGCATCTGTTGGCAGATCGATATGAACGACCTGCAGCAGTTTGCCAGCGAACGTATGGTGAAGCAGTTCCTCAGTCGCTGCCTGGACACCAAAGGCACGGATTTGAGTCCCCCGGAGCTGATGAAGCGGCACCAGGTGATGCTGCTATTCTACAATGCCGTGGTCAAGGATCGCATGCATTTCCTGCCGGTTTACCTAACCCTATACGAT CACGTAACCAAGTCCATGCCGAACAACATCGATGTGTGGCAGATGAAGCTCATCGATGCCTATTTGAGTCGCAGCCAGGAGTCCGAGCATCCGCTCATCTCCGTGGAGCTTATCCAAATGATGCAAGAGCTCTTCAAGCAGGAAATGGAGGACTCGACGCGCGAGTTGTGCTTACCGCTGCGCGAGTTCCTCAGCCGAAGGCGTCTGGATCCCAGCTATGTGACCACAGTCAGTGGACCGGACTTGCAGCGAGCCTTCTGCGTGATCAATTACTACAATCTGTTGCCGAATATGTTGAATGGAGTGGACTTGAGCACGGGCACAGTTAACTATATGCGTCTTTTATACGAATTCCGCCGGCTGAATCTCGGCGCGCACACCATATTTGGCCTAATGAAGATCCTACAGTCACTGGCCACCGAAGTGGTGACTCTGGATGAGGCAGCCCTTCTGGCGTACACCATGGGTGACCAGTGA
- the CG6299 gene encoding uncharacterized protein, isoform B → MAASEGSAARIQFKALRGFPAIGDTADKLETQAFLDASKEIVTVIESFGKLFTPVISDMNGNINKLTKAYGADVVKYQYLEDLIVLNVNVDDFAANALLWLKRGLQLICTFFENIYNDAQAKEALKQHLQDAYERTLKPYHGFIVQSTIKIIYSWVPTRSQLLGQGVAQAENIEVLTSFLPRMRAHLDSIDALLKAHNLDDARKV, encoded by the exons ATGGCAGCCAGCGAGGGATCGGCGGCGCGCATTCAGTTCAAGGCGCTGCGCGGATTTCCGGCCATCGGCGATACCGCTGATAAGCTGGAGACACAGGCCTTTCTCGACGCCTCCAAGGAGATAGTAACCGTCATAG aGAGCTTCGGCAAACTATTCACACCCGTGATCAGCGACATGAACGGAAACATAAAC AAACTGACGAAAGCCTACGGAGCGGATGTGGTCAAGTACCAGTATCTGGAGGATCTGATCGTGCTGAACGTGAACGTGGACGACTTTGCGGCCAACGCGCTGCTCTGGCTGAAGCGCGGCCTGCAGCTCATATGCACCTTCTTCGAGAACATCTACAACGATGCCCAGGCCAAGGAGGCACTTAAGCAGCATCTGCAGGACGCGTACGAACGCACATTGAAGCCCTACCACGGCTTCATCGTCCAGAGCACAATCAAG ATCATCTACAGTTGGGTGCCCACGCGCAGCCAACTGCTGGGCCAGGGTGTCGCCCAGGCGGAGAACATCGAGGTGCTGACCAGCTTCCTGCCGCGTATGCGCGCCCATCTGGACTCGATCGACGCCCTGCTGAAGGCGCACAACTTGGACGATGCACGAAAGGTGTGA
- the CG6294 gene encoding uncharacterized protein, isoform B — MSSGTAGCKRAHSIEVEQPLTSERLEHSLLLVKGRLVPKCSTARQLKAILDLPEHLSQEQLTQLSAGGEFKLLFDLEQANREEEEEESACLLELRSCTATRTISFSYRPRRSSYRVQPLYLLCQDEEKTLAQQHEVHSLIDLNLRLVQSIYAHKLHAAGFPNRTFTLNGKCCAFRSQLTRKQALAKSEDELWQHFAGEIIACPQWGHQLLLKFVAFVGCTRYDGDAVVASGDSSYANIRRHLKGHAALGGGGLALFGSAHFYAWPTSFAEIGDCVRSAQRVDIARLPDESNYRRTYGGVYASTLGAVCHELGHCFDLGHTSEGVMGQGFDYLNRVLTVDQPTEHLPQRIVDARRGSLANTNSSEGGSSSSSSTSSSSSSAGSGAATGNRARLTKLKLQPSSQLLDNYHNQRRHDSFYFARNCAVILAHHRWLNLELEQTAAVDFEAASIQLNRDTREIRSSRPIRLIELRCNQNSLVAHYEEFEEPYVHRFQLPASLWHLLAEQCTHYVFVLTTSGDTKRLSCDSS; from the coding sequence ATGAGCAGCGGCACCGCCGGCTGCAAGCGCGCGCACAGCATCGAGGTTGAGCAGCCGCTGACGTCGGAGCGCCTGGAGCACAGCCTGCTGTTGGTCAAGGGACGCCTGGTGCCCAAGTGTTCCACGGCGCGTCAACTGAAGGCGATCCTCGATCTGCCCGAGCACCTGTCCCAGGAGCAGCTCACCCAGCTGTCGGCCGGCGGCGAGTTTAAGCTCCTATTCGACTTGGAACAAGCGAAtcgcgaggaggaggaggaggagagcgCCTGCCTCCTGGAGTTGCGATCCTGCACGGCCACCCGAACGATTAGCTTCAGTTACCGGCCCCGCCGCAGCTCCTACCGGGTGCAGCCGCTCTACCTGCTCTGTCAGGACGAGGAGAAGACGCTGGCGCAGCAGCACGAGGTGCACTCCCTCATCGATCTTAATTTGCGGCTGGTGCAGTCCATCTACGCGCACAAACTGCACGCGGCGGGCTTTCCCAACCGCACCTTCACGCTCAACGGCAAGTGCTGCGCCTTCCGCAGCCAGTTGACCCGGAAACAGGCGCTGGCGAAGAGCGAGGACGAGCTGTGGCAGCATTTCGCCGGCGAGATTATCGCCTGTCCGCAGTGGGGCCACCAGTTGCTCCTCAAGTTCGTCGCCTTTGTGGGCTGCACGCGCTACGACGGCGACGCAGTGGTGGCCAGCGGTGACTCCTCGTACGCCAACATCCGGCGGCATCTCAAGGGACACGCAGCACTCGGTGGCGGCGGCTTGGCGCTCTTTGGTAGTGCCCACTTCTACGCGTGGCCCACGAGCTTCGCGGAGATCGGCGACTGTGTGCGCAGCGCCCAGCGGGTGGACATCGCCCGCCTGCCGGACGAGAGCAACTATCGGCGGACGTACGGCGGCGTCTATGCCAGCACCTTGGGCGCCGTGTGCCACGAACTGGGCCACTGCTTCGATCTGGGCCACACCAGCGAGGGTGTGATGGGCCAGGGCTTCGACTACTTGAATCGCGTGTTGACCGTGGACCAGCCCACGGAGCATTTGCCGCAGCGAATTGTGGACGCCCGCAGGGGCTCACTTGCCAATACTAATTCATCCGAGGGCGGATCATCCTCATCcagctccacctcctcctcctcctcgtccgcCGGCAGTGGCGCCGCAACGGGCAACCGCGCCCGCCTCACCAAACTGAAATTGCAGCCAAGCAGCCAACTGCTGGACAACTACCACAACCAGCGACGCCACGATAGCTTCTATTTTGCACGCAACTGTGCCGTAATCCTGGCCCATCATCGCTGGCTGAATTTGGAGCTGGAGCAGACGGCTGCCGTCGACTTTGAGGCGGCCAGCATACAATTGAACCGCGACACGCGTGAGATTCGCTCCAGCAGGCCCATCCGACTGATCGAGCTGCGCTGCAACCAGAACAGCCTGGTGGCCCACTACGAGGAGTTCGAGGAGCCGTATGTGCACCGCTTCCAGCTGCCCGCTTCGCTGTGGCATCTCCTCGCGGAGCAGTGCACCCACTACGTTTTCGTGCTGACCACCAGTGGCGACACCAAGCGGCTATCCTGCGATTCCTCCTAG